Within the Oncorhynchus clarkii lewisi isolate Uvic-CL-2024 chromosome 2, UVic_Ocla_1.0, whole genome shotgun sequence genome, the region GCGCTTCCCTGCGGACCCCCGGGAACCCAGTTTGAAAACCCTTGATCACCTAACAGATGTAAAAGCCTATTAAACAAGCATATCTACTATTACACTATAATATAAATGTAGTAGTATCCCAATATCATACATTTTTGGTTGTAGCGCCACCTTTAGGAATTGACAGCGCCGTGTTCCCCAAAATTCGAACGGGGTTGTGCGTAACCGGACCCCACGAATAGTAATCTGCTTTTTCCGGGGAAATATTTTGGTGTAACATGAAAACAAGCACGGCTTAGGTTTGTGTTCGCCACAAGTTACCACATCCACAAAATCATATGgcccgcctatttctacaatttatcttcttaaaatgtgagtTTAAACCTAACCACACCGCTACctttatgcctaaccctaaccttaaattaagaccaataAGCAAATATTTACATGACATTTTACGATATAGGCTATTTTGACTTTGTagttgtggtaactagtggacaCCCAGTTTTGATCATGTTGACATGTCTGTAGAAATGTGTAAGTTTCTTTCAATATTTTTAAAATCTTTATTATTAGAAACACAATTTACTAATGTTTATTTGCGGTGTATTTGTTTTCTTAATACGGGAAGCTAATCTTGCGATATCAACAaaattgtagctagctaaccagataacgttagctaactactgtagctagctaagttagcagaCTTTCATTTTTTTGCTAACAAATATGCCACAAAGTATCCTATATCCAGATTTTTGTTTAATTAACTATCTACCTAGATACAATGTTGCATTAACATCTTGCAATTTAGGCCTATCGTTCTTTTACGCCTTGGGATTGCTAAATAAATGTTAGCTGTGCCACTTGTCACAtgtcactagctaacgttagcagttAGCGATCTAATATGTTACTCCCGTGCTGCAAAATATCTTAAGCTAAGTTTATAGAAAGTATGCTCAACATATTCGTTTATATAAAGTAGGCTAAACACATTAGTTTGCTCACTACTAGACTACTTGCTAGATGTCAGTTGGTAACTTTCAGCTGTACTGTAAATGCTGTTTTCCCCCAGTATACCAAGTTGTAAACAGCAAGAGAATTCTCCCGGACAGAAGCTCTTCCATATGAACAATGAGTGGCTCAAAGCCAGACATTTTGTGGTCTCCCCACCACGCGGACCGCTATGTCATCTGTGACTCAGAGCTTGGACTGTACCGCATCGGACCTGTGGGGAGCGGCGAGACCAAAGCCGgagctctccccctctctgtggaGACCGCTGCTACCCTATTAGCGATCAACTCAGACACCCCATACATGAAATGTGTGGCCTGGTACCCAAAGCACGAGCCTGAATGTCTGCTAGCAGTTGGACAGGCTAACGGCAGGGTAGTCCTCACTAGCCTAGGCCAGAGCCACAACTCCAAGTGCAAGGAGCTGATGGGGAAGGAGTTTGTGCCCAAGCATGCACGTCAATGCAACACCCTAGCCTGGAACCCTGTGGACAGCAACTGGCTAGCCGCCGGGCTGGACAAGCACAGAGCAGACTTCTCAGTGCTCATATGGGACATTAGCAGTAAGTTCTCCCCAGAGGCTAGTGTAGCCGCTGAAAAGATCCGTCTCTCGTCAGGAGAAACAGACTCTGGCCTAGTGGTGACCAAGCCCCTGTATGAGCTAGGCCAGAACGATGCTTGCCTGTCCCTCTGCTGGCTGCCCCGCGACCAGAAGCTGCTCCTGGCTGGCATGCACCGCAACCTGGCCATTTTTGACCTGCGCAACACCAGCCAAAAGACCTTCGTCAACACCAAGGCCATACAGGGTGTGACAGTGGACCCCCACTTCCCCGACCGCGTGGCCTCCTTCTTCGAGGGCCAGGTGGCCATCTGGGACCTGCGCAAATTTGAGAAGCCAGTGCTCACGCTCACCGAGCAGCCCAAGCCGCTCACCAAGGTAACTTACTGGTATGCTTTTTTTTGTCTGTTGTGAAATTCTGTTGTCCCCTGCCATCCAGGGTACAATCGACATGCACATATCAGAAGTATACTTTTTGTGTGATAAGCTTAATGCATAATTGTGCTGTAGCCTACATGTTTTGGATGTAAGGATGTACAACTCACTTTCCTTTTATTTCCAGGTGGCCTGGTGCCCCACGCGTATGGGCCTGTTGGCCACGCTAACGCGTGACAGCAACATCATCCGCCTTTACGACATGCAGCATACGCCCACGCCCATCGGCGACGAGACAGAGCCCACGATCATCGAGCGCAGCGTGCAGCCCAGCAACAGCCTCATTGGCAGCTTCGCCTGGCACCCCACTTCCCAGAACCGCATGGTGGTGGTTTCGGCTGCCAACCGCGTCATGACTGACTTCACAGTGTTCGAACGTATCTCTTTAGCCTGGAGCTCCACCACTTCGCTCATGTGGGCCTGCGGCAGGCACCTGTACGAGTGTGCcgagggggtgggaggggagggtacAGTAGAGAAGGACATAGCCACTAAGATGAGGCAGAGGGCACAGTCCAGGTACGGTCATGATACGGTCCAGGTGTGGAAGAACCATTTGCTGGCCGGAGGGGACGACCCTCAGCTCAAGTCCCTGTGGTACACTCTGTTCTATATCCTTTATTACACTCAACCTCaactggacctcaaagccagctCCACTGtcttttttcattgttcccctctaatcagggactgatttatacctgggacaccaggtgggtacgattaattatcaggtagaacagaaaacaagcaggctccggacctcgtagggtgagagttgaatacccctggtttATTACATTACTGGTGCTAACTATTTTCTTAGCATTTCTAGCTTTGTGTGATTTATGTGCTGTTTGTTCTGTTTATTTTAGATAAGGTAGTCCCTGTGTGAGAGACATGCCTGGCGTTCTGCTTGCACTGTGGAACTTCATTGAATTATCATTTGTCTTTGTGTTCTTACACCTGACCTACAGGATAGACTAAGTTGCTATATTGTATGTCACTGTTTGCACTGTGGTTCTTATGATGTCTCAGCGTTCCGTTTCCTATGCAAGTATCACTCATGAAGCAGTACACTGAAGACGTGGAGCAGAAACAGCAGGGGAGCAAACAGGCCCTGGTCTATTCAGGAATCAAGAACATAGTCAAGTCCAGCTCAGGTAAGCAACTTAAAGATATAGATTATCTTTAGGCCTATAATCTAGGCTAAATATACAGGCTGAATCCTTCAAAGTATTATGTAACACTGTAAATTATATAACTATTTTTCAGTGTTTCTCCTAGGTTTATCTTTGCGTTGGAGCGAAAAAAGCCCCTGAAGTAACATTTGTATCTGTTGCTCTACTCCACCAGGCACTACAGAGAATCGGCGGTGCTGGAGCGGCTCAGACCGCCAGACGGACGTCCCCAGGTTCCACAGCGAGGAGCGCAGCCTTGCCCTTCGTCTGTGCGGCTGGATCAACCGAGGCCCCGACATCAACGTGGAGCCCTTCCTGCGCTCCCTGGAGGGGGAGGGCGAGTGGGAGCGTGCGGCCGCTGTGGCCCTCTTCAACCTGGACATCCGCAGGGCCATCCAGATCCTCAACAAGGGAGCCTCCGCTGAGCGAGGTACTGGCATGGAATCATCTGGGACAGGGCTATGTAATGCATTTTTGAAGATTCTTTGTAAGGGCTCAAGAACTTGTTTGCAATAtacactgtatgtactgtacacagCATAAAGTGTGCTACTAATTACTGCCTGGTCACAGACTGACAGGGAGACTAATTAGGTATTGAGTGTTAACATTACATGCATTACTCTCCTGTGCTCTTGTTGCCTGAGGTTCCATCACGTCACAGCAAAAGTACCATAACATACTGCTGTTATTTCACCACTGTAAACAAAAACAGTATACAGTCAGAAAGTATACCCACCAATATTAGGTTAGGATTTGGCTGTAGTGTACAGTGGAAGCTCATAAACCAGACTAATAAACCAAGCTATCCAAGTAAAATAAACCAAACTTCCCCACCCTTCCTTCCTCGCAGGCGACCTGAACCTAAACGTGGTTGCCATGGCGTTGTCAGGCTACACGAACGAGAAGAGTTCCCTGTGGAGGGAGATGTGCAGCTCTCTGAGGCTGCAGCTCAAGAACCCCTACCTGTGTGTCATGTTTGCCTTCCTCACcagtgagcctggcacctacgaCGGAGTACTGGTACGCAGGGAAGGGGGTAAACCATTGATATAAACCTGGTTGCCAGATTCTTATGTGCATTATCCAATCCTTTATATCATTCATTGTCATGTTAGACTGAAGTACAAAGGGCTATAGTACCTGAATTGTCAAAAGGGGCTAGGGACCGCGAGGGGGCCTCAGTGAGTTTTCAGGGAAACTACAAATGAATCTTAAATATCATCAGCAGTATGAAGAGGGCAGTGTTTTACATAGTAGTTTGAAGATTCCAACATAAAAAAAAGTACAACTTAGTCATACACACCTTGTTGTGTTTCCCTCCTTAGTATGAGAGTAGTGTGGCCGTAACGGACCGAGTGGCCTTCGCATGCATGTTCCTTAACGACGCACAGGTAAGACCTCCTCCAGCAAACGCACGACAGCATACACAAAATAGATTATAATAGTTGTTTTTTTCACTGATTACCCCGTTTCTATCTATTGAAAGGAATGCGTTTCcttttctctgtgtgttgttATGCAGCTGCCTCGCTACATGGAGAAGTTGACCAGTGAGATGAAGGAGGTGGGGAACCTGGAGGGGATCCTGCTGACGGGGCTGACCAAAGACGGAGTGGACCTGATGGAGAGCTACGTGGACCGGACCGGAGACGTCCAGACCGCTAGCTTCTGCATGCTCAAGGTATGGTCGGAGCAGGGGCTGAATAGTCTTTCGCTGCCCGACATCACACTGTAGAACGGTTGAAGTCAATGGAATGAGCTGACTGACCTTGTGGTTCACACTATGATCACCTGTCCCATGTTGGCTAGAATTAGACAGTTTTCCTCAAGATCGATTGTTGGATCTTTCCCCAAGGATTTTCCCACATTCAGGCTTCTAGATTTGTTGAAATGTTAAGATTTGCTGGGTTCAAATGCTTAATGATGCTCTGTCACTGTAAGGGGAGCTTCATTACCAAGTGTTCTTCCCTCCCAGGGTTCCCCAGGGGAGGTGGTGAAGGACCTGCGTGTCCAGTGCTGGATCGAGAACTACCGTAACCTGCTGGACGCATGGAGGTTCTGGCACAAACGGGCTGAGTTTGACATCCACAGGAGCAAGCTGGACCCCAGCTCCAAACCACTGGCACAGGCAAGGAAAGGGAACACTGCACTAAGAGAGGGACAGTTGTTCATAGTTATTCACGTCTCTGTCTTTTGTTCTATCTCTTCATAAATCTTCACATGGAGGATGTGACTGAGTGACCAACTTGCTTGCAggttttacatacatttaaaacacaATAATGAATATGATTATCCTGCTTAATAAGTGATGCTAGTTGTTTATTTGTCATTGGTCAGCCAGATAATGATACACTGTATTGGACCCTTACATTCATCTCTAGCTTCATAATCTTAACAATGATCTCGATGATATAACCTATTCACGTTGGCTTCTGCTTGCTCTAATTTAACCTGCCAGTCCTTATCACACTTGACCTTTGTGTTGTTGCCTGCTGCAGGTGTTTGTAAGCTGTAACTTCTGTGGGAAGTCCATATCGTACAGCTGTTCGGCCATGCCCCACCAGGGCCGCGGCTTCAGCCAGTACGGGGTCAGCGGCTCGCCCACCAAGTCAAAGGTCACCAGCTGCCCCGGCTGCAGGAAGCCCCTCCCCCGCTGTGCCCTCTGCCTCATGAACATGGGCACGCCTGTGTCCAACTGCCCAGGTACTGGACATGGTATGCTCCACAGATAGGCTCTGGGTGGAAGTTGCCTGtagccacagatctaggatctgtttaccttcccctaaccataaccattatGGGGAGAGAATGAAAAACTGGTCATGGATCAGTGTTGAAAGTCAACTTTACCCTACTGTCACAGTTCTGCAGCCAGTCTAACTTCCTCATTACACACCCTATTATGCAAATAGGAATGCAAGTGCATACACACACTTTAGGGTAATTGAGCGAGAGAaatgcatacatacagtatattagctAGTGATACAATGGTGTTGTATCACTAACTAATATAAATcgcacagaaaataaataaagcaGATCATGAATGTGATGATTGTAGATACTGATCTGTACTTTAGTTGGCTTATAAAACATCAACTAGATTATTAATAGTAATTTAGTTAACCTGTATAGCGCTTTTCATTACGGAAAATAATCTCAAAGCACATAAAAAGCAAAACAAACATTCACATTTTATGGTTTAGATTAGAAGTGTGTAGTCATACAGCTGTTGTTTTTTTCCAGGCACGGGGAAGTCAGATGAGAAGGTGGATCTGACCAGGGAAAATAAATTGGCCCAGTTCAACAACTGGTTCACCTGGTGCCACAACTGCCGACATGGCGGCCACGCAGGTCACATACTCAGCTGGTTTAGGTAAGAACATTACCGGAACGTTCAGATAAAATTTTCTGTATCGGAGTAGTTTTGTCAACAGAATGCATCATAGGTCTTGTAAAATGTCCTggcagtatggtgccaggacaacaacctctcctcaATGTGAGcatgacaaaggagctgatcgtggactacaggaaaaggggggctgaacaggccccaattaacatcgacagggctgtagtggagcgggtcgagaggttcaagttccttggtgttcacatcaccaacaaactatcatggtccaaacacaccaagacagtcatgaggagggcacgacaacaccttttccccctcaggagactgaaacgatttggcatggttccccagatcctcatgatcctacagctgcaccatcgagagcaccctgaccggttgcatcaccgcctggtatggcaactgctcggcatccgaccgtaagcgctacagagggtagtgtgtacagcccagtacatatAATAGGCGTGTCAGAGggaggccccaaaaattgtcaaagactccagtcacccaagtcatagactattctctctgctaccgcacggcaagcggtacaggagcgTCAAATCTAGTCCCAAAAGGCTCGTTAACAGCTTCTAcatccaagccataagactgctgaacaattaatcaaatagccagctggactatttacattaaccccccctttgtttttacactactgctactcgctatttattatctatgcatagtcactttacccctatctacattgtacaaattacctcaactaaccggtaccctcgcacattgactctgtaccggtaccccctgtatatagcctcgttattttattgttacttttttattttatatttgttttactttagtttatttagtaaatattttctgaactcgatttcttgaactgcattgttggttaagggcttgtaactaagaatttcacggtaaggtctacaccggcgTATGTGATTTGGTAGCTTTGTGAAAAGTTTCACACTTTCGGTGGTTTGTGCATTTTTTAATGGTTGTTAATTGATTAACCTTTGGTTGTCCTCTCTGTTCCCCATAGGGACCATACAGAGTGTCCAGTGTCGGCCTGTACCTGTAAGTGCATGCAGCTGGACACCACAGGAAACCTGGTGCCTTCAGACAGCCACTAGAGGGGCCTCTGGTAGGGTCCACAGCCTAACCACCAGCCTAAAACCTG harbors:
- the LOC139365784 gene encoding GATOR2 complex protein MIOS isoform X1, coding for MSGSKPDILWSPHHADRYVICDSELGLYRIGPVGSGETKAGALPLSVETAATLLAINSDTPYMKCVAWYPKHEPECLLAVGQANGRVVLTSLGQSHNSKCKELMGKEFVPKHARQCNTLAWNPVDSNWLAAGLDKHRADFSVLIWDISSKFSPEASVAAEKIRLSSGETDSGLVVTKPLYELGQNDACLSLCWLPRDQKLLLAGMHRNLAIFDLRNTSQKTFVNTKAIQGVTVDPHFPDRVASFFEGQVAIWDLRKFEKPVLTLTEQPKPLTKVAWCPTRMGLLATLTRDSNIIRLYDMQHTPTPIGDETEPTIIERSVQPSNSLIGSFAWHPTSQNRMVVVSAANRVMTDFTVFERISLAWSSTTSLMWACGRHLYECAEGVGGEGTVEKDIATKMRQRAQSRYGHDTVQVWKNHLLAGGDDPQLKSLWYTLFFMKQYTEDVEQKQQGSKQALVYSGIKNIVKSSSGTTENRRCWSGSDRQTDVPRFHSEERSLALRLCGWINRGPDINVEPFLRSLEGEGEWERAAAVALFNLDIRRAIQILNKGASAERGDLNLNVVAMALSGYTNEKSSLWREMCSSLRLQLKNPYLCVMFAFLTSEPGTYDGVLYESSVAVTDRVAFACMFLNDAQLPRYMEKLTSEMKEVGNLEGILLTGLTKDGVDLMESYVDRTGDVQTASFCMLKGSPGEVVKDLRVQCWIENYRNLLDAWRFWHKRAEFDIHRSKLDPSSKPLAQVFVSCNFCGKSISYSCSAMPHQGRGFSQYGVSGSPTKSKVTSCPGCRKPLPRCALCLMNMGTPVSNCPGTGHGTGKSDEKVDLTRENKLAQFNNWFTWCHNCRHGGHAGHILSWFRDHTECPVSACTCKCMQLDTTGNLVPSDSH
- the LOC139365784 gene encoding GATOR2 complex protein MIOS isoform X2, whose product is MSGSKPDILWSPHHADRYVICDSELGLYRIGPVGSGETKAGALPLSVETAATLLAINSDTPYMKCVAWYPKHEPECLLAVGQANGRVVLTSLGQSHNSKCKELMGKEFVPKHARQCNTLAWNPVDSNWLAAGLDKHRADFSVLIWDISSKFSPEASVAAEKIRLSSGETDSGLVVTKPLYELGQNDACLSLCWLPRDQKLLLAGMHRNLAIFDLRNTSQKTFVNTKAIQGVTVDPHFPDRVASFFEGQVAIWDLRKFEKPVLTLTEQPKPLTKVAWCPTRMGLLATLTRDSNIIRLYDMQHTPTPIGDETEPTIIERSVQPSNSLIGSFAWHPTSQNRMVVVSAANRVMTDFTVFERISLAWSSTTSLMWACGRHLYECAEGVGGEGTVEKDIATKMRQRAQSRYGHDTVQVWKNHLLAGGDDPQLKSLWYTLFFMKQYTEDVEQKQQGSKQALVYSGIKNIVKSSSGTTENRRCWSGSDRQTDVPRFHSEERSLALRLCGWINRGPDINVEPFLRSLEGEGEWERAAAVALFNLDIRRAIQILNKGASAERGDLNLNVVAMALSGYTNEKSSLWREMCSSLRLQLKNPYLCVMFAFLTSEPGTYDGVLYESSVAVTDRVAFACMFLNDAQLPRYMEKLTSEMKEVGNLEGILLTGLTKDGVDLMESYVDRTGDVQTASFCMLKGSPGEVVKDLRVQCWIENYRNLLDAWRFWHKRAEFDIHRSKLDPSSKPLAQVFVSCNFCGKSISYSCSAMPHQGRGFSQYGVSGSPTKSKVTSCPGCRKPLPRCALCLMNMGTPVSNCPGTGKSDEKVDLTRENKLAQFNNWFTWCHNCRHGGHAGHILSWFRDHTECPVSACTCKCMQLDTTGNLVPSDSH